A stretch of DNA from Vulcanisaeta thermophila:
GGTATTGCTACATCCATAGAGCATTTACTGGTGAATACGGCACTACCTTTGTACTCGAGGAAAAAGGGGTTCTTCAAGTGGACGCATGTTGTTGTGCCTTCGATATCGTCTGTACTTTACATATTCGTCCTTTACGCCACCGCAGTAACCACCGCAGTAAGCTTGCCGGTAATCATTGCGGCCATTTTCCTAGTGGCCTGGTTCGTGGCCACAGCAATTATATCCTGGGTAAGACCAGCAAAACCCCAAATCGAAGCTGGTGAGGAGTTATGATCACTATTGACGGGACTAAGGAGGAGAACTTGCACTTTAAGTGGAGTCCCGATCTAAGACCCATTGCTTATGTTAGGGATGGTGATGAGGTTAGGGTCATAATACCGGACTCCTCAACAATGCAGATAAAGCCGGGTATGACTACGGAGGATCTAGCCAAGCTGAGTTCCTCAAAGTTTGATGCAGCAGTCGGGCCTATCTATGTTGAGGGTGCTGAGCCTGGTGATGCCTTAGCCATTGATATACTGGATATACAGGTGGGTGATTGGGGTTGGTCCGCAATACTTAGTTTCATAGGTCTATTAAAGGGTAGGTTTAGGGATTTACTCGTTCATTGGAGAATTAGTAATGGCTATGCCGAGACCATGGGCGAGTTCCTCAGGGGCATTAGGGTGCCTGTTAGGCCATTCCTTGGGGTTATTGGGGTTGCGCCTAGGGATGGTGTGTTCGGCATGATACCACCGCAGTACTTCGGTGGTAATATGGATAATAGGCTTCATGGGGTTGGGGCCAGGGTTTACTTACCTGTTAGTGTGAGGGGTGCGTTGCTGTCGCTGGCTGATCCGCACGCTAGCCAGGGAGATGGCGAGGTCACGGGCACGGCGATAGAAACGAATGCGACTGTTAAGATTAGGGTTAACGTCGTTAAGGGCTTGAACATAAGGAGGCCGTTCACGGTGGCCCCAGTTAGGGATGAGCCTACAGATGTCATTGCAACCATGGGAATATCCAATGACCTGTATCAAGCGGCTAGGGATGCTCTTGAGGATATGCTGTCAATATTGGGTAAGCTATATGGCTTGACGCCTGAGGAGGGTTATGTGTTGAGTAGTGTAGTTGGTAATCTGAGGATCTCAGAAATAGTTGATGAGCCAAACTATGTGGTAACGTTAACAATACCAAGGAATATACTAGAAAGACGAAAAAATTAGTTTTAGCGATATGTTAGTGTTAAATTATGTCGCATATCCATTACGCTTAACTATTACTAATTAAATTCTCTTTCTGTCGAAGACCTCCGAAAAACCAATACCCAGGTATAATGGGCCGTCAATCACCAGAACACTGCTTCCCAGGGATTCCTTACTCACGGCTTCAACGGCTCTGTTCTCCAGGTTCATTCGTAATTCATCACCTATCAGTGTATCATTCTTAATGGATGAGTAGTATGCACCATTCTCAACATCGCTTTTGACCCTTATCCCCTTGATCTTCCCATCAATTTCCCTTAAAACCTCCTCACCAGCCTTTAACCCAATGAACGCCTCACCACCCAGATCCAAGGCCTTACCCATCAAGCCCGGGTGAGTGCTCAAAGGTACGCCATTATAGTTCCATATTGATTTTGCGTCATCCTTGCTTTTTAAATACTCCTTAAGCTCCCCATACATACCTACGTTGTTATCCTTTAGGGAGTTGAAGCCCATGGTGGGCTCCTACATGAGACTCAGGGAGAAACCCCAGGTGGTGCTGGTGGACGGGCACGGCAGGGCCTGCGCCAGAGGGTTTAGTTAGGGTTACTGGCATAGTGACCCTGGACTCCGTGATAAGGTCGCTACCTGAGTTCATTGGTAGGGAGAGCCTGGTTAGGCTTAATGCCGAGGCCGTTAAGATGGGTTATGACCGAGGTGTATGGGCATACCTTAATTAACCAATGATTAACCTGGGATGTTTCACCGCCTAGAGCCTGAGGGGTTGGAGTGGTATTGTTTCTTCGCTTGTTCCATTGCTCGTTATTGTGAGTATGTCTATGCCGTCCCCAGACACTGGGTCCCTGGATATGCTCTGGGCTATGGCCTTCACGGCCAGGTCCCTGGCCTCCTTAACGCTCATACCACTCCTGTAATTGCTCTCCAGGATCGCGATGGCCAGTTTGGTCCCCGTGCCCACCGCTGCGTAGTCGTCCTCTATTAATGAGCCCAGGGAGTCCATTATGAAGAGGTGGGGCCCCTCATCATCCACACCGCCCACGATCACCTCCACGAAGTATGGGAGTATCCTGTTTGAGAATAGTACGTAGGATAGTAACTTGGCGGCTGACCTAATACTGGGCCTTGTTTTTGTGTCCATTGCGTAGAGTGACATGTATGCCTTGGCTATCTTTGTCAGGACCTGCATGTCAGCCACTATGCCTATTGAGGCAATCCCAATATTATCATTAACCTTAAACACCTTCTTACCAGACCTACTGAACATTGTGAATCCGTAGGAAACCCTCTTCTCAGCCGCTAAAACCACACCATCACTCGCCTTTATACCCACGGCGGTCCCAGTTATTAGCTCCTCCACTGATGACATCAAATCAATGGGTTAAGGAGCATTTATAAATTTAAGCTCAGTAATTACCATTAATGAGCACCCTGGTTAAAGACCTAAATGGTGTGAGTATCCAGTGTGACATGGATTATGGGAAGTACGTCATTAATGGCGTTAATTACGTACCCTGCACCCTAACCACCAAAAATGCGGAGCTGGTACTAAAGGTACTCAGCAACTACCTAACCAAGAACCCCCACTACTCGTCGGTGACACTGAGGCTCCTAACTAGTAATTCCCTGGAGATCAGGATACCAAGGACGTTACTAGATGCTGGTGAGTCCTTCGGTGAGTTTGTGGACTTACTACTCCACATGATCATTGGAATCAGGGAATGCGCGGCATTAATAGGCGTTAAGTAATTGTTAAATACGCAATTAAGCTGGAATCATTAAATGGTGCTTAAACGATATGGTGACCACTGGGGCGGGGCGATACTGGGTTTTTCAATTTACCTCATAACAGTGATAGAGATCGCCTACGTAATGCTCCAAATCCTCGGTGGTAATGCTGATTACCAGGTTGGGCTGGGCAGCATAATAATCAATGCAGTTATGCATAACATTGCCAGCCCCTACACCGCACTTCAATCATTATTACTGGGGCCATTCATAACCGGTGGTTTGGGTTTGATCATAATACCAGTATTCATAGCCCTAACGAATACGTTAGTGGGTATTTACACGTATAAGTTAGTGATCATTAGGGGCTTGGGACCTGCCTATGCACTGCCAATCACATTAATGGCCGTGTTGAATCCCTACGTAATCAACTCCCTAGTCAACCCATGGCAACCCCAAACCCTAGCCCTGGCGCTGGGTGTCATGCTTTACTACTACGTGGATGTTGATAGCACGGTCGCGAGCCTGGCGGTTTCGGCATTACTCTCGGTATTGAGCCCATACACGAGTATCCTATCCATAATGATCCCGCTAATGCATGGGGCCGCCAGGAAGGGGCTTAATGAGTCTGGTTATTACGCATTGACCCTGGGGGTCATAGCGGTGGTTTACTACCTAATAATGCATGCCGTGCCCATATCAATAACACCAATCATCACCACACAGTACCTAGTGAATAGGCTTGTTGAGGATTTAGCCTCCACCGCATTCCTGCAACTGGCTTTTCTTGACACAGGTGTTGCGGCCATAGCCTCATCATTAATATCGAGCATCTCCACACTGGTTATACTACCACCTATGCTTGTAATAACAGTAATAGAGGCGCTGGTTAGGTTGAGGGAGAGGAGGCTTGCCTGGCTTGTGCTTGTTATCTCCATAATAATGACGTTATTATTAACCGCAATCTCACCCCTATGGCCCATCCTAAAGGGAATAAACGTGATTAATTACAACTGGGAACCAGTGAGCAGGGGCGAGGCTGTGATCTATGACTTAGTGAGCCTAGCACCCCAGGGGCTGGTGAAGACCCCACCCTTTGCCTCCATGGCCTCACTCCTAGTGAAACCTGGGTCGAAATTCATTGGTAGTGTTGTGCCTCTGGGCCCCAGGAATGGTACTTATGCCATATGCGGTGATTATGAATTGGTAATTAATGGTTATGAGGGCATCACTAAGGTGAATGGATTATCCCTAACCATTAGTGCCGAGGACATGCGGGTTAATACGAGTAGTTACGTAATTAATAATGGATTCTTAACAATACTTGCCGGTGCATACCAGAGGTTCATAAACGTCAGTGGTTACGTGATTAATTTACCGCCGGGGCGGTACTTAGTATCCACGTTACTTAGGGTTGAAGGGGTTACTAATTACCAGAATATTACCGAGATTAGGGTAATAAGTGTAAAACCATCTGGCGGTGTATTGCCCGTTAATTCACAATCAACCGTGTCATTCAATGTATACCTCAATGCGTCATTCCTAAGGTACTTCATAATCTATGGCGTCTCGTACACAACCAATGAGGCCCAGGTCACACTGAAGCTCATTGGGAATGGCACGGTGATTTACGTGGGTAATTCCACGGCACCACCAATAACCTCAGGCTTATCCCCACACCCAATCACATTCGTTATTAATGAGCAGGTACCAGGTGGTAATTACGAGATTGAGATCGCACCAAACCAGCCCATGATAATTTACGTAAGCACAGCCCCAGGGTTTACATTGAACATAGTAAGTTCTGGATTCACATACACATACCCCAACGAGGCACCAGGCTTCGCAATTATCTACCTAATTAACGCTACGAGGCCCATCACCAAGGCCGCAATTAACGCGTCATTGATCATCATGGACGAGGAAGCGCATGTGAGTATTAATGGTTCTGGCGATTACGTACTCAACACAACAATCACTACACAGCAATGGGTTAATGCATCAATCAATGTACTGATTGTATCATCAACGCCAGCCTTACCTTTTAACATAACCGTAGGCCCCCTGGTGGTGAGGTCCCTGGAGCAGCGTGAATGCCCCACACCACCCATGGTCCACCTGGCCCTAGACCCATGGGGTTTAATAAGGTACTTACTACTCTGGTCCCCACTACCCATTGCACTTGGCGCCTTACCATGGACTAGGTTCGGCGGTGCCGTTAGGCGTTTTAGGAGGTATTTCGTAATCCTTGGTTTGGTGCTTATGCTCCTATTCTACGTGGTCTGGATCCTCGGCTTCCTAAACATAGTACCCACTCTGTATAACGAGGCCGTGCTAAGGGTATTCGGTGCATTATTCCTAGTGGGTCTGGTTATGACGGTGCTATTCATGGCAATGGGCTCAACCCCTCATTAACTCGCCAGAGAACCCCAGGGCCCAGATCATGTTTGGATAAACAATCATGCGCTCCATACCCCCTGGGCCAAGGCCCAGGTAAACACCCATTATGAATAGTGCCAGGGCTATTAATCCCATGGTCCCAAGGACAACCCATAAGTACCTACCTGGCGCCTTTGATAATGGGTATGCGGTGTATGATGATATTGATGAGAATAGGAAGGCCATTAGGGCGAAGATTAGGTGATATGGGTGGAGGTGCTCATTGAATATCCCAACACCAGCGGCCCCAATGCCAGTTAGGAGGAGCGTTACCATGAGGTATTTGCTAAGTCTAGCTAGTAGTATTGATGCTATGATTAGCATAACCCCCATGACCACTATTGATGAGTTGAAAATGAGCGCCGTGGGGCCCACACCCAAGTCACTGATGTAGTTTGTATGAACAGAGTAACCAGGGTACAATACTTCACTTATGAGCATTAGTAGTAGGAATTCCGAGACCCCAATGAATATTAGTAAGCCAGAAATCCGCGCCCTATCCACGGTATGTATTCTACCCTCCTGCTTTAAGGTGTTTCTATTAAATATGCTATATACCGCATCATTATGGTTTAAATACCCCCTTATAGTCCTGGTAATCAATAATGTCCATTAAGCATAACCTACCCCACGTGCCCAGCGCTGAGGAGTTGATTTCCGGTGTTCGTGGTATGTACTTTAGCATACAGGCCAGGAGCCCCAGTGTTGAGGTTGGCATTGATAGGTTGAGGAGGCTCGAGCTTAAGCGCATTAAGGAGGTTAGGAATTACCTCATTAGCACCTTCAGGGATGTTGCCATGGGGATGCCCTTCCTGGACTCTGTGCACCCATTCTATAGGGAGTTGATTTCGCTCCTCATCGACGTTAATGAGTATAGGCACTCCCTGGGTAAGGTTGCCCATGCCTCAAAGGCCGTGGCCTCCATATACAGGGATGCGGTGATTGGGATTAGGTCCGCGGTCTCCAGAGAGGACATAGTGAGGAGTAGGAGGAAATTCCTCTCCAGGATTTACGACTTAATAAATGACCTAAAGCCCGAGCTAGATTACCTCAAGTACGTGGTCTCGAGGCTTGATAAACTACCTGACATAGACCCTGGCATATTCACCATAGTGGTTGCTGGGGCACCCAATGTGGGTAAGAGTAGTTTTGTTCGTTGTATAAGCAGTGGTAAGCCCAGGGTTGCCGAGTACCCATTCACCACCAAGGAGCTCCATGTGGGGCATTTAACGGTTCTGAATGACTTTAAGATACAGGTAATAGATACACCGGGCCTCCTTGACAGACCCCTCAGCGAGAGGAATAAGATTGAGTTACAAGCGGTGTTGGCACTTAGGTACCTGGCCAGGGTCATAGTGTTCATCCTGGACCCCACAATGCACAGCGGTTACTCACTTAAGGAGCAACTGAACATACTAAGGGAGGTGCACGAAAACATTAACGCGCCCATGCTCGTCCTAATAAATAAGGTGGATATGGCCTCCGAGGATGACATCAACAGGACCATTGACGGAGCAAGGCGTGTTGATGATTCGTTAAGGTTTTTCAGAACATCAACCATCAACTGCCTTGGATGTGACAATGTTGTTGATCACATAGTGAGGAATTACGTAATACCCACACTACTGGCGGGTGGGGCTAGGTAATAATTTATAATGCCTGGGGAAATCACGGCTGATGCAGATTGGGATAGCGGCTCACAGCAGTCCCGTGAATGCCAAGGTGGAGTCCATGGTTAGGGAATTCCTCAGGGAGCTCAGGGCCTCATGCCCCCAGGCAACGCTCCTACTGGGTGGTTATTGGGGGCTTATGAAATTCGTGGTTGATGAAGCCCTGAAGTTAAATTTCACGGTGGTGGTTGTACTACCCGTGGAGAGGTACGATGTGGAATTACCACAGGGTGTGATTAGGATTGACACGGGGGCTGAGTTCCGCTCGCGCTCAGTGGTCCTCGTTAGATCCAGCGACGTACTGGTGGCGTTGGGGGGTGGTGCGGGCACCATGATCGAGGTCCTCATGGCGTATGCAATGGGTAAGCCAGTCTACGTACTAACGGACACAGGGCTAAGCAGTGATGCACTACAGAGGGCGTTTCCAGACTATATTGATGATAGGAGGGTGGTTAGGATTAGGTACTTTAACGACCCAATTAAAATGGCCAGGGAGGTCTGCCGTGAGGCCCCGAGGGCCGTTAAGATATCGTTTGGTTAACGTGAAAGGATTTAAAAACCAATTAATTACCTCATGGCGATGTCATCACTCCTGGACAAGATAAAGCCCATGAGCATTGGGCAGGAGAGATTAATCAATGCGCTTAAGGATTCACGGAACGAGATAGTGGGCGTCTTCGGCCCCACGGGCACGGGCAAGAGCCTA
This window harbors:
- a CDS encoding acetamidase/formamidase family protein, encoding MITIDGTKEENLHFKWSPDLRPIAYVRDGDEVRVIIPDSSTMQIKPGMTTEDLAKLSSSKFDAAVGPIYVEGAEPGDALAIDILDIQVGDWGWSAILSFIGLLKGRFRDLLVHWRISNGYAETMGEFLRGIRVPVRPFLGVIGVAPRDGVFGMIPPQYFGGNMDNRLHGVGARVYLPVSVRGALLSLADPHASQGDGEVTGTAIETNATVKIRVNVVKGLNIRRPFTVAPVRDEPTDVIATMGISNDLYQAARDALEDMLSILGKLYGLTPEEGYVLSSVVGNLRISEIVDEPNYVVTLTIPRNILERRKN
- a CDS encoding endonuclease V, which encodes MLFKYSLSSPYIPTLLSFRELKPMVGSYMRLREKPQVVLVDGHGRACARGFS
- the psmB gene encoding archaeal proteasome endopeptidase complex subunit beta, with product MSSVEELITGTAVGIKASDGVVLAAEKRVSYGFTMFSRSGKKVFKVNDNIGIASIGIVADMQVLTKIAKAYMSLYAMDTKTRPSIRSAAKLLSYVLFSNRILPYFVEVIVGGVDDEGPHLFIMDSLGSLIEDDYAAVGTGTKLAIAILESNYRSGMSVKEARDLAVKAIAQSISRDPVSGDGIDILTITSNGTSEETIPLQPLRL
- a CDS encoding DUF998 domain-containing protein, with the translated sequence MDRARISGLLIFIGVSEFLLLMLISEVLYPGYSVHTNYISDLGVGPTALIFNSSIVVMGVMLIIASILLARLSKYLMVTLLLTGIGAAGVGIFNEHLHPYHLIFALMAFLFSSISSYTAYPLSKAPGRYLWVVLGTMGLIALALFIMGVYLGLGPGGMERMIVYPNMIWALGFSGELMRG
- a CDS encoding NOG1 family protein, encoding MSIKHNLPHVPSAEELISGVRGMYFSIQARSPSVEVGIDRLRRLELKRIKEVRNYLISTFRDVAMGMPFLDSVHPFYRELISLLIDVNEYRHSLGKVAHASKAVASIYRDAVIGIRSAVSREDIVRSRRKFLSRIYDLINDLKPELDYLKYVVSRLDKLPDIDPGIFTIVVAGAPNVGKSSFVRCISSGKPRVAEYPFTTKELHVGHLTVLNDFKIQVIDTPGLLDRPLSERNKIELQAVLALRYLARVIVFILDPTMHSGYSLKEQLNILREVHENINAPMLVLINKVDMASEDDINRTIDGARRVDDSLRFFRTSTINCLGCDNVVDHIVRNYVIPTLLAGGAR
- a CDS encoding LOG family protein; this translates as MQIGIAAHSSPVNAKVESMVREFLRELRASCPQATLLLGGYWGLMKFVVDEALKLNFTVVVVLPVERYDVELPQGVIRIDTGAEFRSRSVVLVRSSDVLVALGGGAGTMIEVLMAYAMGKPVYVLTDTGLSSDALQRAFPDYIDDRRVVRIRYFNDPIKMAREVCREAPRAVKISFG